From the Misgurnus anguillicaudatus chromosome 17, ASM2758022v2, whole genome shotgun sequence genome, one window contains:
- the cdk2 gene encoding cyclin-dependent kinase 2, whose amino-acid sequence MESFQKVEKIGEGTYGVVYKAKNKVTGETVALKKIRLDTETEGVPSTAIREISLLKELNHPNIVKLRDVIHTENKLYLVFEFLHQDLKRFMDSSSVSGISLALVKSYLFQLLQGLAFCHSHRVLHRDLKPQNLLINAQGEIKLADFGLARAFGVPVRTYTHEVVTLWYRAPEILLGCKYYSTAVDIWSLGCIFAEMITRRALFPGDSEIDQLFRIFRTLGTPDETVWPGVTSMPDYKPSFPKWARQDLSKVVPPLDEDGRDLLGQMLDYDPNKRISAKNALVHRFFRDVTMPVPSLRL is encoded by the coding sequence ATGGAGTCTTTTCAGAAAGTGGAGAAGATCGGCGAGGGAACGTACGGGGTGGTTTATAAAGCCAAGAACAAGGTCACGGGAGAAACGGTCGCGCTGAAGAAGATCAGACTGGACACGGAGACCGAAGGCGTCCCGAGCACCGCCATCCGCGAGATCTCCCTGCTGAAGGAGCTCAACCACCCGAACATCGTCAAGCTGCGCGATGTGATCCACACAGAAAACAAACTTTACCTCGTCTTTGAGTTTCTTCATCAGGATCTGAAGAGGTTTATGGACTCGTCATCCGTCTCCGGTATATCCCTCGCGCTCGTCAAGAGCTACCTGTTCCAGCTGCTCCAGGGTTTGGCTTTCTGTCACTCACATCGGGTTCTCCACAGAGATCTCAAACCCCAAAATCTGCTCATTAACGCTCAGGGTGAAATCAAACTGGCGGACTTTGGGCTCGCGAGGGCGTTCGGTGTGCCGGTGCGCACATACACGCACGAAGTCGTGACGTTGTGGTACCGAGCTCCAGAGATCCTCCTGGGATGTAAATATTACTCCACAGCGGTTGACATCTGGAgtttaggctgtatctttgcTGAAATGATCACCAGAAGAGCATTGTTTCCCGGTGACTCAGAAATAGATCAGCTCTTTCGGATTTTCCGGACCCTGGGCACCCCGGATGAGACCGTGTGGCCGGGAGTCACCTCGATGCCGGACTACAAACCCTCGTTTCCGAAGTGGGCACGGCAGGATCTCTCTAAAGTGGTGCCACCACTGGATGAGGATGGCAGAGATCTTCTCGGGCAAATGCTGGACTATGATCCCAACAAAAGGATTTCCGCCAAGAACGCGCTGGTCCATCGGTTCTTTCGGGATGTCACAATGCCAGTACCCTCTTTACGCCTCTGA